The proteins below come from a single Terriglobales bacterium genomic window:
- a CDS encoding M28 family peptidase, with protein sequence MRTVPGADDNASGIAGLIELAYLLGKEELQTPVELVAYTLEEPPFFRTEQMGSAVHAESLVEEHAKLRAMLCLEMIGYFSDQPDSQDYPLPELKALYPNKGNFIALVGTMQEIELLRRVKRAMMATNDLPLRSINAPRNLVGVDFSDHLNYWNRSFPALMITDTAFYRNKRYHHPEDVLNTLDFNRMAKVVQQVYTAVIELEK encoded by the coding sequence GTGCGGACCGTTCCGGGGGCGGATGATAATGCCAGCGGCATTGCCGGACTGATTGAGCTGGCGTATCTGCTGGGCAAAGAGGAGTTGCAGACCCCGGTGGAGCTGGTGGCCTACACGCTGGAAGAGCCTCCTTTTTTCCGCACGGAGCAGATGGGCAGCGCGGTGCATGCCGAGTCGCTGGTGGAGGAGCACGCCAAGCTGCGTGCCATGCTGTGCCTGGAGATGATTGGCTACTTTAGCGATCAGCCTGATAGTCAGGATTATCCGCTGCCGGAGTTGAAGGCGCTCTATCCCAATAAGGGCAATTTCATAGCATTGGTTGGGACAATGCAGGAGATAGAATTACTGCGCCGGGTGAAGCGAGCCATGATGGCCACCAATGATCTGCCGTTGCGCTCCATCAATGCGCCCCGGAACCTGGTGGGCGTGGATTTCTCCGACCACCTGAATTACTGGAACCGCAGTTTCCCGGCGCTCATGATTACCGATACCGCGTTTTACCGCAACAAGAGATACCACCACCCCGAAGACGTGCTCAACACGCTCGATTTCAACCGCATGGCCAAAGTGGTGCAGCAGGTTTATACAGCCGTGATTGAGCTGGAGAAATAG
- a CDS encoding ParB/RepB/Spo0J family partition protein, whose protein sequence is MKKMNLQKRKALGRGLETLLPAARGATATAQAPADAVRDLRIEHIDRNRYQTRARMDEAALNELAASIKANGVMQPIVVRPLRDGRFELIAGERRWLASQRAGKQTVPAIVRQVSDQQALELTIIENLQREDLGPMEQAQAFDRLSREFNVTQEQMAQRTGKDRTSIANYIRLLKLPHEVQEELKHNQELTFSHAKLLLTLNSEEEIRRIAKEIVSKHLSTIQTEALIFNLKNPSSENGHGQTIRPADPNVRAAERELEQALGVRVFIKDRKGKGRIIIEYATLEDFDRIVEALSRK, encoded by the coding sequence ATGAAGAAGATGAATTTACAGAAAAGAAAAGCACTAGGACGCGGCCTCGAAACCCTTCTGCCCGCCGCACGGGGAGCCACTGCGACCGCCCAAGCCCCCGCCGACGCCGTTCGCGATCTCCGCATCGAGCACATTGACCGCAACCGCTACCAGACCCGCGCACGTATGGATGAAGCCGCCCTCAACGAGCTGGCCGCTTCCATCAAAGCGAATGGTGTGATGCAGCCGATCGTCGTGCGTCCTCTTCGTGACGGACGCTTCGAACTCATCGCCGGCGAGCGCCGCTGGCTGGCTTCTCAGCGCGCCGGCAAGCAAACCGTTCCAGCCATAGTCCGCCAAGTCAGTGACCAGCAGGCGCTGGAGCTGACTATCATTGAAAATTTGCAGCGCGAAGATCTGGGTCCCATGGAGCAGGCCCAGGCTTTCGACCGGCTCTCGCGTGAGTTCAATGTCACCCAGGAGCAGATGGCGCAGCGCACCGGCAAAGATCGCACCTCGATTGCCAACTATATACGCCTGCTCAAGCTGCCGCATGAAGTGCAGGAGGAGTTGAAGCACAACCAGGAGCTCACTTTCAGTCACGCCAAACTTCTGCTGACGTTGAACTCAGAGGAAGAAATCAGGCGCATCGCCAAAGAGATTGTCAGCAAGCATCTTTCGACCATTCAAACCGAAGCTCTGATCTTCAATCTCAAGAATCCCTCGAGCGAAAATGGACACGGCCAGACAATTCGTCCTGCGGATCCCAACGTCCGCGCCGCCGAACGCGAACTCGAGCAGGCCTTGGGTGTCCGCGTATTCATCAAAGACAGAAAAGGAAAGGGCAGAATCATCATCGAATACGCCACGCTCGAAGACTTCGACCGCATCGTCGAAGCCCTCTCCAGGAAATAG
- a CDS encoding PilZ domain-containing protein yields the protein MDPGQETQRWLAFKLDVKVVGLAINNKEFLGDSRVGTVSPNGIGLFLPANLKLKDMAQIRFTLPNSSDIIKAKALVRSRTGFRYVFEFSELGDADREKIRVACMAEGSKP from the coding sequence ATGGATCCAGGACAGGAAACACAAAGATGGCTTGCCTTTAAGCTGGACGTGAAGGTTGTAGGCCTGGCCATCAATAATAAAGAGTTCCTCGGCGATTCGCGGGTGGGTACGGTCAGTCCGAACGGTATTGGATTATTTCTCCCGGCGAATCTAAAGCTGAAAGACATGGCACAAATCAGGTTCACGCTTCCCAACAGCAGCGACATCATCAAGGCCAAGGCTTTGGTGCGCAGCCGCACCGGTTTCCGCTATGTGTTTGAGTTTTCAGAGCTTGGCGACGCCGACCGGGAGAAGATCCGCGTTGCCTGCATGGCGGAAGGGTCTAAGCCGTAA
- a CDS encoding ParA family protein, which translates to MGRIIAVANQKGGVGKTTTAINLAASFAAAEVPVLLVDCDPQSNSSSGLGFAKDPDRVSTYHVLMGLADAREALQKVDPEGLCVIPAHKNLIGANIELVPQEQREFRLRKALEGIRQDFEFIILDCPPALDLLTLNALVAADSVLIPMQPEYFALEGVSELLDTMERVRQNFNPELMVEGVVLTMYDERTNLAQQVAGELKKFFGDRLLRTSIPRNVRLAEAPSHGKPVLIYDVHSRGAECYIKLAKEIMSRMPKHHRTPSRAEQVMAEAPEPLETGTVD; encoded by the coding sequence ATGGGTAGGATCATTGCAGTAGCCAATCAGAAAGGTGGAGTCGGCAAGACCACCACCGCCATCAATCTGGCCGCTTCCTTTGCTGCCGCCGAAGTGCCGGTGTTGCTGGTAGATTGTGACCCGCAATCCAACTCCAGCAGTGGGCTGGGCTTTGCCAAAGATCCCGATCGCGTAAGCACCTACCATGTGCTGATGGGATTGGCCGATGCCCGCGAGGCCTTGCAGAAAGTTGATCCCGAGGGCCTCTGCGTAATTCCCGCGCATAAGAATCTTATCGGCGCCAATATCGAGTTGGTTCCACAAGAGCAACGTGAATTCCGCCTGCGCAAAGCGCTCGAAGGCATACGTCAGGATTTCGAGTTCATCATCCTCGATTGTCCTCCCGCCCTCGATCTGCTGACGCTTAACGCTCTGGTCGCAGCGGATTCCGTTTTGATTCCCATGCAGCCCGAGTACTTTGCTTTGGAAGGTGTCAGCGAACTTTTAGACACTATGGAGCGAGTCCGCCAGAATTTTAATCCCGAGCTTATGGTTGAGGGTGTAGTCCTGACCATGTATGACGAGCGCACCAACCTGGCGCAACAGGTGGCGGGCGAGTTGAAGAAGTTTTTCGGAGACCGGCTCTTGCGGACCTCCATTCCCCGCAACGTGCGCCTGGCCGAAGCTCCCAGCCACGGCAAACCCGTGCTCATCTATGACGTTCATTCCCGCGGAGCGGAATGCTACATCAAGCTTGCCAAAGAGATCATGTCCCGGATGCCCAAGCACCACCGGACTCCCAGCCGTGCGGAGCAGGTCATGGCCGAAGCCCCCGAACCCCTGGAAACTGGGACTGTAGACTAA
- a CDS encoding Ig-like domain repeat protein produces MRELWSPNFWRRDSPRRRFPSLLSTTVVLLCLAAIPVCGETVTATVNVGTAPDAVALNPVTNKIYIANASSNNVTVIDGATNTITTVGTGTTPKAIALNPVTNKIYVADSGNNKVTVINGADNSTVTVDVGTNPSAIAVNPVSNQIYVVNSGSNNVSVIDGGSNTVAATVSVGTAPNAVAVNPVTNKIYVTNNSSNTVTVIDAGNSNTTTPVSVGTNPSAVAVNPVTNQIYVANFGSVGSNSVTVIDANNSNATTPVNAGFNPSALAINPVTNQIYVANPTSNHVTIINGVNNATTPLTVGLQPVALAVNPVTNRIYVVNKSTLSSIYTLSIIDAANSNAITTVNVGATPLAVAVNAVTNKIYAANNGGNTVTVVDGATNGAATVNAGTNPNAVAVNAGSNKIYVVNQNSNNVTVIDGATNSPATVSVGTNPNAVAVNAISNKIYVTNNGDNTVTVIDAANSNATTTVATGVGPVAVAVNPVTNTIYTANKGDNTVTVIDGAANTPTTVNVGNLPTAVAVNPVSNKIYVTNNGDNTVTVIDAANSNATTTVSVGMAPTALAVNSVTNKIYVANNSDNTVTLIDAVNSNATASVNVGAAPVAVVVNPVANKIYVVNQNSNGVNVIDGVTNGTVTVNVGTNPDAVAVDPVSNKIYVTNNGDNTMTVIDGATNTASTVNAGTNPNAVAVNPVSNKTYVANNGSANVTVLTEQQVLPIPLTTSITPSAGNQLNFTTSSSYNPTAPAVQNVYFQFDTWQGPWLKASGSAPNFTGAAPVPLLPGIHIVYAYATDGQFADSTQPGGSGFGQSSPIPGAIAAYLFVVVPEPSITNLSSSTNPSVFGQPLIFTATVTSGFGIPSGVVTFTDDVTTLGTAMLDNFGQATFSTSTLTLGSHAIRATYGGNASFTGSFAALSQTVNRATTSPVVTLTSGPNPSTYPQSLTFTAVVNPQYTGIPTGTVSFQDNFQNQTFILSPPIALDGSAQASFTTASLAVGTHSVTAVYAGDPNFIQNASPALAQVVMATSNTTVALTAGTDPSSFSQSLTFTATVSSFFAGTPTGTLTFKDGNAILGSGTPAGPGIWTFTTTALTAGPHAITAVYGGDSTFASSTSSVFSQVVESNAGGASTTALTVNGVGAATIYFGFVAGAPSQANFVVNVTGGTDTDSVVLLEGTRQIGPTLSLTSGQASYTAQLPVGQHNIQAVYIGNLTASGSVSSVVTANRSPRPKPR; encoded by the coding sequence ATGCGTGAACTTTGGAGCCCCAACTTCTGGCGGCGAGATTCGCCCAGACGGCGATTTCCGTCTCTTCTCTCCACTACAGTCGTATTGCTGTGCCTGGCGGCTATCCCCGTTTGTGGAGAAACCGTGACCGCCACAGTCAACGTCGGGACGGCGCCTGACGCGGTGGCCTTGAACCCGGTGACCAACAAGATCTACATAGCTAACGCCAGCAGCAACAACGTGACCGTGATAGACGGCGCCACCAACACAATCACGACGGTCGGCACCGGGACTACTCCGAAGGCCATCGCCCTGAACCCGGTCACCAACAAAATCTATGTGGCCGACAGCGGCAACAACAAGGTAACTGTAATTAACGGCGCGGACAACAGCACCGTCACGGTGGACGTGGGAACCAATCCCTCGGCCATCGCCGTCAATCCGGTGAGCAACCAGATCTACGTGGTCAACTCCGGTAGCAATAACGTGAGCGTGATTGATGGGGGCAGTAATACGGTCGCTGCTACCGTCAGCGTAGGGACCGCGCCTAATGCCGTGGCCGTCAACCCGGTCACCAACAAAATCTATGTAACCAACAACAGCAGCAATACCGTCACTGTAATAGACGCAGGCAACAGCAATACCACCACGCCCGTGAGTGTAGGAACCAATCCTAGCGCCGTGGCTGTCAACCCTGTGACCAACCAGATTTATGTAGCCAACTTCGGTAGCGTCGGCAGCAACAGCGTGACCGTGATTGATGCGAACAACAGCAATGCTACAACCCCGGTCAACGCAGGCTTCAACCCCAGCGCGCTGGCCATTAACCCCGTCACCAACCAGATTTATGTCGCTAATCCCACCAGCAACCACGTCACGATCATCAACGGGGTGAACAATGCCACAACACCGTTAACGGTCGGACTCCAACCGGTGGCCCTTGCCGTGAACCCGGTGACCAACAGGATCTACGTCGTTAACAAAAGCACCCTGAGCAGCATCTACACCCTCAGCATAATAGACGCGGCCAACAGCAACGCCATCACGACGGTTAACGTAGGAGCTACGCCGCTGGCTGTGGCCGTCAATGCTGTAACCAACAAGATCTATGCAGCCAACAACGGCGGCAACACCGTGACTGTCGTAGATGGGGCGACGAACGGCGCGGCGACTGTCAATGCGGGAACCAATCCCAATGCCGTAGCTGTGAATGCGGGGAGCAACAAGATCTACGTGGTCAATCAGAACAGCAATAATGTTACTGTCATAGACGGGGCCACGAACAGCCCCGCGACCGTCAGTGTGGGAACCAATCCCAATGCCGTAGCGGTGAATGCGATAAGCAACAAAATCTACGTGACCAACAACGGCGACAACACTGTGACGGTAATAGACGCGGCCAACAGCAATGCCACCACGACGGTCGCCACGGGTGTCGGTCCTGTTGCCGTGGCTGTGAATCCTGTGACCAACACGATCTACACGGCCAACAAGGGGGACAACACTGTGACCGTAATTGACGGGGCGGCGAACACGCCCACGACAGTTAACGTGGGCAACTTGCCCACGGCAGTGGCCGTGAATCCTGTCAGTAACAAGATCTACGTGACCAACAACGGCGACAACACTGTGACGGTAATAGACGCGGCCAACAGCAATGCCACCACGACAGTCAGCGTAGGAATGGCTCCTACTGCCCTGGCCGTCAATTCCGTGACCAACAAGATTTATGTGGCCAATAACAGCGACAACACCGTGACGTTAATAGATGCAGTCAACAGCAACGCGACCGCGTCAGTCAACGTCGGGGCTGCGCCCGTGGCTGTGGTGGTCAATCCCGTCGCCAACAAAATTTATGTGGTCAATCAGAACAGCAATGGCGTGAATGTAATTGATGGAGTTACGAACGGCACCGTGACTGTTAATGTAGGAACTAATCCTGATGCTGTAGCCGTGGATCCGGTGAGCAACAAGATCTACGTAACCAACAACGGCGATAACACTATGACCGTGATTGACGGGGCCACAAACACCGCCAGCACGGTCAATGCAGGAACCAATCCCAATGCCGTAGCCGTGAACCCGGTGAGCAACAAGACTTATGTTGCCAATAACGGCAGCGCCAACGTGACTGTGCTGACCGAGCAACAAGTCCTGCCCATTCCGCTGACCACCTCCATCACTCCGTCGGCGGGAAACCAATTGAATTTCACAACCAGCAGCTCCTACAACCCAACAGCGCCGGCGGTGCAGAACGTATATTTCCAGTTTGATACGTGGCAGGGGCCCTGGCTTAAGGCCTCTGGCTCAGCGCCCAATTTTACCGGTGCAGCTCCCGTGCCACTTCTGCCTGGTATCCACATCGTCTATGCTTACGCCACTGACGGGCAGTTTGCGGACTCCACGCAACCCGGCGGCAGCGGATTTGGCCAAAGCAGCCCCATCCCGGGTGCCATCGCGGCATATCTATTCGTGGTCGTGCCCGAGCCATCCATAACCAATCTTTCTTCCAGCACCAATCCTTCTGTATTTGGCCAGCCTTTAATTTTTACGGCTACAGTGACCTCAGGTTTTGGCATCCCCAGTGGCGTAGTAACATTCACGGACGATGTAACTACCCTGGGCACGGCCATGCTCGACAACTTCGGCCAAGCCACCTTTTCCACTTCTACGCTGACTCTGGGCTCGCACGCGATTCGGGCCACTTATGGCGGCAATGCCAGTTTTACGGGTAGCTTTGCTGCACTCAGCCAGACTGTGAATCGGGCTACGACCAGCCCCGTCGTGACTCTTACGAGTGGCCCTAATCCTTCTACCTATCCTCAGTCGTTGACCTTCACTGCCGTTGTTAATCCGCAATACACCGGCATTCCGACCGGCACAGTGAGCTTCCAGGACAATTTCCAGAACCAGACGTTCATCTTGAGCCCACCCATCGCACTGGATGGCTCTGCTCAAGCCAGCTTCACGACTGCCTCTCTGGCCGTAGGCACGCACAGCGTTACCGCCGTCTATGCCGGCGACCCTAACTTTATTCAGAATGCTTCGCCGGCCCTCGCGCAGGTAGTCATGGCTACAAGCAACACTACCGTGGCCTTGACAGCGGGCACAGATCCTTCCAGCTTCAGTCAGTCGCTGACCTTTACGGCCACTGTCAGCTCGTTCTTTGCTGGCACCCCAACCGGCACGCTGACATTCAAGGACGGAAACGCCATCCTCGGCTCAGGGACGCCGGCTGGTCCCGGGATCTGGACCTTCACGACCACAGCTCTCACCGCGGGTCCCCACGCGATCACTGCGGTCTACGGAGGGGATAGTACCTTTGCTTCCAGCACCTCGTCCGTCTTTAGCCAAGTCGTGGAGTCCAATGCCGGAGGCGCCAGCACCACCGCACTGACGGTGAATGGTGTAGGTGCGGCCACGATCTATTTTGGATTTGTGGCCGGAGCACCCTCACAGGCAAACTTCGTTGTCAATGTGACTGGCGGAACTGATACCGATTCGGTTGTGCTTTTGGAGGGGACCCGTCAAATTGGCCCTACACTCTCGCTGACTTCCGGGCAGGCCAGTTACACGGCCCAGCTCCCCGTTGGACAACACAATATCCAGGCTGTCTATATTGGCAACCTGACCGCATCAGGTAGTGTGTCGTCGGTTGTGACCGCTAACCGTTCCCCCCGGCCTAAGCCCAGATAG
- the rsmG gene encoding 16S rRNA (guanine(527)-N(7))-methyltransferase RsmG produces the protein MDITSHLTPFLPPAGLTPLQSEQVRAYLDLLLKWNEKTNLTSVRKPEEIVSRHFGESFFLASSLAQVRTAAAASTENQFIDVGSGAGFPGIPLKIYSPHLQGTLIESHNKKATFLKEVIRILKLTNIAVFSGRAEELAQSATGQTSLVTLRAVERFESVLPVAAKLVAQSGLLALLIGSAQIEAAHELLPAFAWDTPRPLPLSHSRVLLIGKLRIDN, from the coding sequence ATGGACATCACTTCTCACCTGACGCCCTTTCTCCCCCCTGCCGGGCTCACCCCGCTCCAGAGCGAGCAGGTCCGCGCCTATCTCGATCTCTTATTGAAGTGGAATGAAAAAACTAATCTCACCTCAGTGCGTAAGCCGGAAGAGATCGTCAGCCGCCACTTCGGTGAATCGTTTTTTCTTGCATCATCCCTTGCACAAGTCCGCACAGCGGCGGCAGCCTCGACCGAAAATCAATTCATTGACGTGGGCTCAGGCGCCGGATTCCCCGGCATCCCCCTGAAAATTTATTCTCCACACCTGCAGGGTACGCTGATCGAATCCCACAACAAAAAAGCGACTTTCCTGAAAGAAGTAATCCGCATTCTCAAATTGACAAACATCGCTGTCTTCAGCGGCCGCGCTGAAGAGTTGGCCCAGTCCGCGACAGGCCAGACCAGCCTGGTGACCTTGCGGGCCGTCGAACGCTTTGAATCTGTCCTGCCAGTCGCCGCCAAGCTGGTCGCGCAAAGCGGACTTTTAGCCTTGCTCATCGGCTCAGCCCAGATTGAAGCCGCTCACGAGCTCCTGCCGGCTTTTGCTTGGGATACGCCCCGTCCGCTTCCACTCTCCCACTCCCGCGTCCTCCTCATAGGAAAGTTGAGGATTGACAACTGA
- a CDS encoding alkaline phosphatase family protein: MLLLLLATAILWSLPQFAQAQGTLTPIRHVVVIFQENVSFDHYFATYPHALNPAGEPNFTAWAKNPPPAVNGLLSGGLLMHNPNSAQPFRLDRSQAATCDMDHNYTDEQKAFDAGLMDKFPEHTGAGTSCSPSQVMGYFDGNTVTALWNYAEHFAMSDNSYNTTFGPSTPGALNLVSGQTHGVVVETLPGIDTIGGSVIGDPQPFYDDCTTRDSVAMLNTNKNVGDLLNAKGITWGWFQGGFRPSSVVAGKAHCDTLHIGSDGNPKKDYIPHHEPFQYYLSTSNPHHLPPSSVEEIGETDQANHQYDLVDFWAAADSGHLPAVSFLKARGFQDGHAGYSDPLAEQTFIVETINHLQSLEAWEHTAVIIAYDDSDGWYDHVMSPIVSQSSTSADALTGPGTCGFADGSVFQGRCGYGPRLPLLVISPFAKVNYVDHSISDQSSILRLIEDNWKLGRIGDQSFDARAGSLFNMFDFRHHDDDHARKLGLDPATGEVVRHDRDDE, from the coding sequence GTGCTTCTTCTTCTCCTGGCCACGGCCATCCTGTGGAGCTTGCCCCAGTTTGCCCAAGCCCAGGGTACTTTGACCCCGATCCGGCACGTAGTCGTGATCTTCCAGGAAAACGTCTCGTTTGATCATTATTTTGCGACCTATCCGCATGCGTTGAACCCTGCCGGTGAGCCAAACTTCACAGCTTGGGCCAAGAATCCGCCGCCAGCGGTCAATGGGCTGTTGAGTGGCGGGCTGCTCATGCACAATCCCAATTCAGCACAACCCTTCCGCCTGGATCGCAGCCAGGCAGCAACCTGCGACATGGACCACAACTACACCGATGAACAGAAGGCCTTCGACGCCGGACTGATGGATAAATTTCCCGAGCATACCGGCGCGGGCACGAGCTGCTCTCCATCGCAGGTCATGGGCTACTTTGACGGAAACACGGTCACAGCGCTGTGGAATTATGCGGAACACTTCGCCATGAGCGACAACAGCTACAACACCACGTTTGGACCTTCCACTCCCGGTGCATTGAACCTGGTTTCCGGACAAACGCACGGTGTTGTTGTGGAAACCCTCCCTGGAATTGACACCATCGGTGGAAGCGTTATCGGTGATCCTCAACCGTTCTATGACGACTGCACCACCCGCGACTCAGTGGCCATGTTGAATACCAACAAGAACGTTGGCGATCTGCTCAACGCAAAGGGAATCACCTGGGGATGGTTCCAGGGCGGCTTCCGTCCCAGCAGCGTGGTCGCGGGTAAAGCGCACTGCGACACACTCCACATTGGAAGCGATGGCAACCCCAAGAAAGACTATATCCCGCACCACGAGCCCTTCCAGTACTACCTCTCTACTTCCAATCCTCACCACCTGCCGCCGAGTTCGGTAGAAGAAATCGGCGAGACCGATCAGGCCAATCATCAATACGACTTGGTTGACTTCTGGGCAGCGGCCGACTCTGGACATCTGCCCGCCGTCAGCTTCCTGAAGGCACGTGGATTCCAGGATGGACACGCCGGCTACTCCGATCCACTGGCAGAGCAAACCTTCATCGTTGAGACCATCAACCATCTGCAGAGCCTGGAGGCGTGGGAGCATACGGCAGTCATTATCGCGTATGACGACTCCGACGGCTGGTATGACCACGTGATGTCGCCTATCGTGAGCCAGTCCAGTACCAGTGCAGATGCACTCACGGGGCCCGGAACCTGCGGTTTCGCCGATGGATCCGTGTTCCAAGGCCGTTGCGGATACGGTCCGCGGCTGCCCTTGCTGGTCATTTCACCCTTCGCCAAGGTCAATTATGTTGACCACTCCATCAGCGACCAGAGCTCCATCCTGCGCCTGATCGAAGACAACTGGAAGCTGGGACGTATTGGCGATCAGTCGTTCGATGCGCGTGCGGGCTCATTGTTCAACATGTTTGATTTTCGCCATCACGATGATGATCACGCAAGAAAGCTGGGGCTTGATCCAGCGACCGGCGAAGTCGTGAGACACGACAGAGACGATGAGTAG
- a CDS encoding LamG-like jellyroll fold domain-containing protein produces MLLARTVAILTVCLCSTLESLAQSEAQTEMARLRPQVVWQRTPPSSKVLDGPVLYQIIIRSSATQGHIPKISNNFTLTNSLISEDVNGIHIGTLSVDSTGFINFANNQTFPGSGVTSITAGTGLTATVNNPITTSGTLALDTNYTDARYATSSSLASYLLLSGGTLIGALQLSGPPSTALQAATKAYVDAASKNSLGVLAADYEFDETSGSAFADSSGFNNTANAPIAGIAVGSAGHTGKAINFSGGVVTATGTPDSPQVWVEAWINPQAPQNTSRTILTKFGVYALKLQFGSPVFTVTSSASCSVQSPAVLPIGTYSHVGGWYNGLTVVIEANGITTEAPCTMGPLFASNALFIGAADGSGTNPFQGSIDEVRIRTVAPPPAQATPTLTNQYCGSTAATTGQVTSLSGGYRAAALLCQTACNSSAATMCTATDMVHSAQLGISLPSNVWYSSGTFVPVTTNSTFVTDCNGWTEGPPGTPYDGPTWVTGAPSMATCSSSLPIACCTLK; encoded by the coding sequence ATGCTGCTTGCTCGCACCGTCGCGATTTTGACTGTCTGTTTGTGCTCCACGCTTGAATCGCTGGCCCAGAGCGAAGCCCAGACCGAAATGGCGCGGCTGCGCCCGCAAGTGGTCTGGCAGCGCACCCCGCCAAGCTCCAAAGTGCTCGATGGCCCGGTGCTCTATCAGATCATCATTCGCAGCAGCGCCACTCAAGGACACATCCCCAAAATTTCCAATAACTTCACGCTGACGAACTCCTTGATCTCCGAGGACGTGAACGGCATTCATATCGGCACTCTGTCGGTGGATTCCACTGGCTTCATCAACTTTGCCAATAATCAAACTTTCCCCGGCAGCGGCGTTACAAGCATCACTGCGGGCACGGGATTGACTGCCACCGTTAACAACCCAATTACCACCAGCGGCACCCTTGCCCTCGATACCAACTACACCGACGCACGCTATGCAACATCATCTTCGCTGGCCTCGTATCTGCTTCTGAGTGGAGGCACGCTGATTGGCGCTCTGCAACTGAGCGGGCCTCCCAGCACAGCGTTACAAGCCGCGACCAAAGCCTACGTGGATGCGGCTTCCAAAAACAGTCTGGGAGTCTTGGCCGCCGACTATGAATTTGACGAAACCTCCGGCAGCGCATTTGCCGACAGCTCCGGATTCAACAACACTGCCAATGCACCTATTGCCGGCATCGCCGTTGGCTCCGCCGGGCATACCGGGAAAGCCATAAACTTTTCCGGTGGAGTGGTGACGGCAACCGGAACACCCGATAGTCCTCAGGTCTGGGTGGAAGCCTGGATCAATCCTCAGGCCCCTCAAAATACGTCCAGGACTATCCTCACTAAATTTGGGGTTTATGCGCTCAAACTGCAGTTCGGGAGCCCTGTTTTCACCGTGACTTCGTCGGCAAGCTGCAGTGTGCAATCGCCTGCGGTATTACCTATCGGTACGTATTCTCACGTGGGCGGCTGGTACAACGGTCTTACAGTTGTGATCGAAGCCAATGGGATAACAACCGAAGCCCCTTGCACCATGGGTCCTCTGTTTGCAAGCAACGCTCTCTTTATAGGTGCTGCCGACGGCAGTGGCACAAATCCCTTTCAAGGCAGCATCGATGAAGTACGCATCCGGACCGTCGCTCCTCCTCCGGCACAGGCTACACCCACACTTACCAATCAATACTGCGGTTCTACGGCTGCCACGACGGGACAGGTGACATCTCTTTCGGGTGGCTACCGCGCCGCCGCCCTGTTGTGCCAGACCGCATGCAACTCTTCCGCAGCCACCATGTGTACAGCAACGGACATGGTCCACTCTGCTCAGCTTGGTATTAGTCTGCCTTCAAATGTCTGGTACTCCAGCGGCACCTTCGTTCCTGTGACCACCAACTCAACCTTCGTCACTGATTGCAATGGCTGGACCGAGGGCCCCCCGGGCACTCCCTATGACGGGCCAACCTGGGTTACGGGCGCCCCGAGCATGGCAACCTGCTCATCCTCGCTTCCCATCGCCTGTTGCACGCTGAAGTAA
- a CDS encoding PadR family transcriptional regulator, with protein sequence MKAKTANSTKYAVLSMLSLKPMSGYDIKQFAAGSIGHFWKESYGQIYPTLRLLQKEGLAIPEEEKNNGERLRRVFRITTKGKTEVENWLKDQPRPEPARSELLLKLFFGYQVSPQESVRHIEAFRQTMQAQLQEYQQIEKQLEKNLSHHPGFPYWIMTLQFGKYRALAYLQWCDVSLDLLSKNNPKDSKLENATKNSNQQQSTKQEG encoded by the coding sequence ATGAAAGCGAAGACCGCGAACTCCACCAAGTACGCAGTCCTCAGCATGTTGAGCCTAAAGCCCATGTCCGGCTATGACATCAAGCAGTTTGCCGCCGGCAGCATTGGTCATTTCTGGAAAGAAAGTTACGGACAAATCTATCCCACGCTCCGCCTTCTGCAGAAAGAAGGTTTGGCCATTCCTGAAGAAGAAAAGAACAACGGTGAGCGCCTACGCCGCGTCTTTCGCATTACAACTAAGGGCAAGACTGAAGTCGAAAACTGGCTTAAGGATCAGCCGCGCCCCGAGCCCGCTCGCAGCGAATTGCTCCTCAAACTATTCTTCGGCTACCAGGTTTCACCCCAGGAGTCCGTCCGTCACATCGAAGCTTTTCGCCAGACCATGCAAGCACAACTCCAGGAATATCAACAAATTGAAAAGCAGCTCGAAAAAAACCTTAGCCATCATCCCGGATTCCCGTATTGGATAATGACCCTACAATTCGGAAAGTACCGCGCCCTGGCCTATCTGCAATGGTGCGACGTAAGCCTGGATCTGCTTAGCAAAAACAATCCCAAAGACTCGAAACTTGAGAACGCCACCAAAAATTCAAACCAGCAACAATCGACAAAACAGGAAGGATGA